One genomic region from Chloroflexota bacterium encodes:
- a CDS encoding NADH-quinone oxidoreductase subunit N — protein sequence MTTVETLRYLSPELILLLVAALVFALDLVWRREPERRRQWLPVVAIGGLLVALIATLALMPGNPDARVASMMTVDALALFFKVIAIMGVALVLLSALDYLPGRTPYVGEFYALLIMAGLAISVTVSASDLILLYLGVEFLSITSYILTGYFKRDLRSTEAALKYFLYGAAASAVMLYGMSLLYGATGTTDLAGIAQVFRSGSSGDMALLGFPAVVLLVVGFAFKASLVPFHQWAPDAYEGAPTPVTAFLSTASKATGFAIMTRVLLVGLPMFQQREWVPVLAALSIVTMTFGNLVAIQQSNIKRLLAYSSIAQAGYILIGLVALSQGPTFNGLNGLLIYLFAYLFTNIGAFVVVIAVENATGAVDLPGYAGLIRRSPLLAGMLLAFLLSLAGIPPTGGFLGKFFVFGAAIRAGFLSLAIVAIVNSAIAAFYYLNVVRYMFFVPASEDQSEPITLVPTIQATLWICVVMTFLIGIFAQPFISWATHSAALVAAVF from the coding sequence TTGACCACTGTCGAAACCCTCCGCTATCTGTCGCCCGAATTGATCCTGCTGTTGGTGGCCGCGCTGGTCTTTGCTCTGGATCTGGTTTGGCGCCGCGAGCCAGAGCGTCGGCGTCAGTGGTTGCCAGTGGTGGCGATCGGCGGCCTGCTGGTGGCGTTGATCGCCACGCTCGCCCTGATGCCGGGGAACCCCGATGCGCGCGTGGCCTCCATGATGACCGTGGACGCGTTAGCGCTGTTCTTCAAGGTGATCGCCATCATGGGGGTGGCGCTGGTCCTGCTCAGTGCCCTGGATTACCTGCCGGGGCGTACCCCTTACGTCGGGGAGTTCTACGCGCTGCTCATCATGGCGGGGCTGGCCATCAGCGTGACCGTCAGCGCGAGCGATCTGATCCTCCTGTACCTGGGCGTGGAGTTCCTGAGCATCACCTCCTATATCCTGACGGGGTACTTCAAGCGGGATCTTCGCTCGACGGAGGCCGCGCTGAAATACTTCCTGTACGGGGCGGCGGCTTCGGCTGTGATGCTGTACGGGATGTCGCTCCTCTACGGGGCGACGGGCACGACCGACCTGGCGGGGATCGCGCAGGTCTTCCGCAGCGGCTCGTCGGGGGATATGGCCTTGCTGGGGTTCCCGGCCGTTGTGCTGCTGGTGGTCGGGTTTGCCTTCAAGGCCAGCCTGGTTCCCTTCCACCAGTGGGCCCCCGACGCGTACGAGGGCGCGCCGACGCCGGTGACGGCGTTCCTGTCCACGGCTTCCAAGGCCACCGGGTTCGCCATCATGACCCGGGTGTTGCTGGTCGGCCTGCCTATGTTCCAGCAGCGGGAGTGGGTGCCCGTCCTGGCCGCCCTCTCCATCGTGACCATGACCTTTGGGAACCTGGTGGCCATCCAGCAGAGCAACATCAAGCGGCTGTTGGCCTATTCCAGCATCGCCCAGGCGGGGTACATCCTGATCGGATTGGTCGCGTTGTCGCAGGGCCCCACCTTCAACGGGCTGAACGGGCTGCTCATCTACCTCTTCGCCTATCTGTTCACCAACATCGGGGCCTTCGTCGTCGTCATCGCCGTGGAGAACGCGACCGGCGCCGTTGACCTCCCCGGGTATGCCGGCCTGATCCGGCGGTCGCCGCTGTTGGCCGGGATGTTGCTGGCCTTCCTGTTGTCCCTGGCGGGCATCCCGCCCACGGGGGGATTCCTGGGCAAGTTCTTCGTCTTCGGCGCGGCGATTCGGGCGGGATTCCTCTCCCTGGCCATCGTGGCCATCGTCAATAGCGCCATCGCCGCCTTCTACTACTTAAACGTGGTGCGTTATATGTTCTTCGTGCCGGCGTCGGAGGACCAGTCGGAGCCGATCACGCTGGTGCCGACGATCCAGGCAACCCTGTGGATTTGCGTGGTGATGACGTTCCTGATCGGCATCTTCGCTCAGCCTTTCATCAGCTGGGCGACCCACTCGGCAGCCCTGGTGGCGGCCGTATTTTGA